The sequence CCTCGGGCGCACCTTCCAAAATATGAATGATAGTCGTCGCTCCCATGCCTGCGATGGCCGCATTCGTCACTTCACCCGGCTTGATAGGCGCAAGACCATCACCCAAACGAAGCGAGATAACCTCCTCCATATTCGCTTCTTTTACGGCACGTTCTGCCGCACTCAACGGCCCTTGATTCAAATCACAGGCAATGGCAGACGGTATTCTTTTTTCTTCAATTGCCGCGATCGGCAAATATCCGTGATCGGTACCGATATCGGCAAGAATAGAACCCGGCTCGACAAAATCGGCGACTGCTCTGAGTCGTTTACTTAATTTCATATTACTCTCCTACCTCTCATATCGCTAAAAAAGGCAAAGCATACGCTGCTTTGCCTTTTGTGCATCCTGTTTTATTCCAAGAAATCTTTTAACTTTTTGCTGCGGCTCGGATGACGCAATTTGCGCAAGGCTTTCGCTTCGATCTGACGAATACGTTCACGTGTAACGCCGAAGCTCTGTCCGACTTCTTCGAGCGTTCTCGCACGACCGTCCTGCAAACCGAAACGCAGACGAAGCACTTTCTTTTCACGGTCTGTGAGCGTTTCGAGCACTTCTTCGAGCTGTTCTTTGAGGAGCATGAACGAAGCGGCTTCCGCAGGTGCGGGCGCGTCTTGGTCTTCAATGAAGTCGCCGAGATGCGAGTCTTCTTCTTCCCCGATCGGAGTTTCGAGCGATACCGGTTCCTGTGCGATCTTCATGATCTCACGTACGCGTTCTACGCTGATACCCATTTCTTTGGCGATCTCTTCCGGAAGCGGCTCTCTGCCGAGTTCCTGAAGAAGCTGGCGCTGGATACGCACGAGCTTATTGATCGTTTCTACCATATGAACAGGGATACGGATCGTTCTCGCCTGATCGGCGATCGCACGCGTGATAGCCTGACGGATCCACCAGGTCGCATACGTACTGAACTTATATCCTTTGTTATAATCGAATTTTTCAACGGCTTTGATAAGACCCAAGTTACCTTCTTGGATCAGATCCAAGAACAGCATACCACGGCCGACATATCGTTTGGCAATGCTGACGACAAGACGAAGGTTCGCTTCTGCCAAACGGCGTTTTGCTTCTTCGTCGCCTTCTTCCATACGTCTTGCAAGCTCGATCTCTTCATCTGCCGAAAGCAAATGAACGCGACCGATCTCTTTCAGATACATACGAACAGGGTCATCAATGCCGATACCTTCCGGTACAGACAAATCGAGATCGACTTCTTCCGGTCGCACCTCTTCCATATCCTGTTCTGTCGGTTCTTCTTCATCGACCTGCGGTTCATTCGCAAGGACATCGACTACCTCAACGCCTTGACGCTGGAACATGCCGAATATCTCATCTGCATCCTCCGCCGACAAATCTATTCCTTGGAGAGTATCCATCACTTCGGCATACGTCAACATGCCACCACGACTTTTGCCTTTGGCCAGTAGCTTCTCAATAAGCGGAAGCGCTTGATCCATTTTTGCTGTCATTTACTCCCCTCCTTGCTTTCCCAAAATTTACTGCTGATTACGCAACTTACTAATCTCATTCTTTATCCGCTGGCTTTCCGCTAATTCCTGCAAAAACCTGCTATCCCCCATACGTTCTAATTCATCCGCTTTTAAGCGGTGCTGTTCATAAAGCCGCTGATAGTGCGACAAATGAACGGCTCTGATACAATCATCTATTACCTGATCGATATCTTCGGATATCGGTTCTGTCATCAAGATATTGGAAAGCACCTCGCGAACAGACGGCTCGTCCATCATAGCATCAAGCTCTTTTGTCAGCTCGCCTTCTGTTTCCCAAGCCTGCCACAACCGTGTAACGATCTCTCTCGTTTCACGCTGCGAAAATTCTTCCGCCGTCAGTCGTGCCTTGATATACGGAATCTTACTGCTATCACTGCATATAATTGAAATCAGATTACGCTCTGCCGCCTGTGATGCACCTTCCGGTTTTTTTGTGACACTTCTGATCGTTATATCTTGCCCTTGATTTCCTTGATTATCCTTTTTGTTCAGGTACTTATATAATTCGCTTCGTACAGATGTCTCGTCGATCGCAAGCACCTCTGCCGTTCGCGCAATATACACATTCGTTTCTACCGCATTGTCCGAGCTTGCCAAAAGTTCCACCACTCGTGAAACGACATTCACCTTGCCCTGCAAGTCGGAATAATCAACTTCCGCCAGTATCTTTTGGTAGCGATATTCCAGATATGTCAAGGCATCGTCTACCAGCTTGCGGAACGCTTCTGCCCCATGCTTCGTCAAAAACTCGTCGGGATCTTTGCCGTCGGGAATCGTCAGCACCTTGAGCGACATCCCGAGTTCGCGCACGATCTGCAGCGCACGCATCGTCGCCGCTTGTCCCGCCCGATCGCTGTCATACGAAAATATGATCTCGTTGGCAGCCTTTTTCAAGAGCTTCGCATGAGATGCGGTAAATGCAGTTCCCAGTGACGCAACGGTGTTATAGATACCATGCTTTCTCGCCGAAAGCACGTCCATATACCCTTCCATCACGATCACTTGTCCACATTCTTTGATCGCTTGATATGCGGTATCATAGCCAAAGAGTATCTGCCTTTTATTGAATATCACCGACTCCGATGAATTCAGATACTTCGGATGGCTGTCGTCCATGACGCGCCCGCCGAAACCGCAGACACGACCTCGAAGATCACAGATCGGGAACATCACACGATTGCGAAAACGGTCGTATATACTGTTCTTCTGCTCATTTTTTACCGCAAGTCCCACTTCCACGAGCGTTTCTTCCGTCACACCGCGCTTGATAAAAGC comes from Selenomonadales bacterium and encodes:
- the rpoD gene encoding RNA polymerase sigma factor RpoD, with product MTAKMDQALPLIEKLLAKGKSRGGMLTYAEVMDTLQGIDLSAEDADEIFGMFQRQGVEVVDVLANEPQVDEEEPTEQDMEEVRPEEVDLDLSVPEGIGIDDPVRMYLKEIGRVHLLSADEEIELARRMEEGDEEAKRRLAEANLRLVVSIAKRYVGRGMLFLDLIQEGNLGLIKAVEKFDYNKGYKFSTYATWWIRQAITRAIADQARTIRIPVHMVETINKLVRIQRQLLQELGREPLPEEIAKEMGISVERVREIMKIAQEPVSLETPIGEEEDSHLGDFIEDQDAPAPAEAASFMLLKEQLEEVLETLTDREKKVLRLRFGLQDGRARTLEEVGQSFGVTRERIRQIEAKALRKLRHPSRSKKLKDFLE
- a CDS encoding DNA primase, which encodes MKDAGFDEFLDRLRSESDIVTVVSDYVALKKKGRNYWGCCPFHQENTPSFSVNAEKGFYYCFGCQSGGNVFSFLMKVENIAFMDAVRLLAKKMNIPIPERQKTPEQIAREKDMARLGQASQLARDFFHSCLVRTSYGKEGLAYLKKRGITDEMIETFQLGFAPNAWSKLTDAFIKRGVTEETLVEVGLAVKNEQKNSIYDRFRNRVMFPICDLRGRVCGFGGRVMDDSHPKYLNSSESVIFNKRQILFGYDTAYQAIKECGQVIVMEGYMDVLSARKHGIYNTVASLGTAFTASHAKLLKKAANEIIFSYDSDRAGQAATMRALQIVRELGMSLKVLTIPDGKDPDEFLTKHGAEAFRKLVDDALTYLEYRYQKILAEVDYSDLQGKVNVVSRVVELLASSDNAVETNVYIARTAEVLAIDETSVRSELYKYLNKKDNQGNQGQDITIRSVTKKPEGASQAAERNLISIICSDSSKIPYIKARLTAEEFSQRETREIVTRLWQAWETEGELTKELDAMMDEPSVREVLSNILMTEPISEDIDQVIDDCIRAVHLSHYQRLYEQHRLKADELERMGDSRFLQELAESQRIKNEISKLRNQQ